A stretch of the Streptomyces venezuelae genome encodes the following:
- a CDS encoding DUF475 domain-containing protein, protein MVLKTFGWSFAITALGLAFAAWQWGWEAFGVVLILSILEISLSFDNAVVNAGILKKMNAFWQKIFLTIGILIAVFGMRLVFPVAIVAISAQVGPIEAIQLALDEPERYEALVTDAHPAIAAFGGMFLLMIFLDFIFEDRDHKWLAWLERPLAKLGKVDMLSVCIALIALLATAMTFATNAHTSTGHADKSSTVLLSGVAGLITYLIVGGLSSYFENKLEEEEEREHEEEEKAKAAGKPVSAVGLAGKAAFFLFLYLEVLDASFSFDGVIGAFAITNHIFWMALGLGIGAMYVRSLTVYLVRQGTLDDYVYLEHGAHYAIGALAVILLITIEHEISELITGTIGVVLIAASFWSSVRRNKRMELEAATGPAAKA, encoded by the coding sequence GTGGTCCTGAAAACCTTCGGCTGGTCGTTCGCCATCACGGCGCTCGGCCTTGCCTTCGCCGCATGGCAGTGGGGGTGGGAGGCGTTCGGGGTCGTACTGATCCTGTCGATCCTCGAGATCTCGCTGTCCTTCGACAATGCGGTCGTCAATGCCGGAATCCTGAAGAAGATGAATGCCTTCTGGCAGAAGATCTTCCTCACCATCGGCATTCTCATCGCGGTGTTCGGTATGCGACTGGTCTTCCCCGTCGCCATCGTCGCGATCAGCGCCCAGGTCGGGCCGATCGAGGCGATCCAGCTCGCGCTGGACGAGCCCGAGCGGTACGAGGCGCTGGTCACCGACGCCCACCCGGCGATCGCCGCGTTCGGTGGCATGTTCCTGCTGATGATCTTCCTGGACTTCATCTTCGAGGACCGTGACCACAAGTGGCTGGCCTGGCTGGAGCGGCCCCTGGCCAAGCTCGGCAAGGTCGACATGCTCTCGGTCTGCATCGCCCTGATCGCGCTGCTGGCCACGGCGATGACCTTCGCCACCAACGCCCACACCAGCACCGGTCATGCGGACAAGTCCTCCACCGTGCTGCTCTCCGGCGTCGCCGGTCTGATCACGTACCTCATCGTCGGCGGTCTCTCCTCCTACTTCGAGAACAAGCTCGAAGAGGAAGAGGAGCGCGAGCACGAGGAGGAGGAGAAGGCCAAGGCGGCCGGCAAGCCGGTCTCCGCGGTCGGCCTGGCCGGCAAGGCGGCGTTCTTCCTCTTCCTCTACCTCGAGGTCCTCGACGCGTCCTTCTCCTTCGACGGGGTCATCGGCGCGTTCGCGATCACCAACCACATCTTCTGGATGGCGCTCGGCCTCGGCATCGGTGCCATGTACGTCCGGTCGCTCACGGTCTACCTGGTCCGCCAGGGCACCCTGGACGACTACGTCTACCTGGAGCACGGCGCGCACTACGCCATCGGCGCGCTCGCCGTCATCCTGCTCATCACCATCGAGCACGAGATCAGCGAGCTCATCACCGGCACCATCGGTGTCGTGCTGATCGCCGCCTCCTTCTGGTCCTCGGTCCGCCGCAACAAGCGGATGGAACTGGAAGCAGCCACGGGGCCGGCCGCCAAGGCATGA
- a CDS encoding alpha/beta hydrolase encodes MLAITGWTSVYRPEAGVSPRATALTEWAGARADGRPVPPADAPVRTVARFFASLDGAQQARLADRYPLVVGNLNGAPAPVRYRANRVALDHARAVERTRARDVRLSPAVRGEAGRRVHRFGSMMTEGRQILAFDPTGGGRAAEVFGDLDRARRISVIVPGVDTDLLTFERTARRWTAPVGMAESLYAAQRAAAPGLPTAVIAWADYTAPGGVGVDAATGRMAVDGGVRLVALTAALPSDATTTLFCHSYGSVVCGVAASRLPRRVTDIVVAGSPGMRAGNVDELGATAQVWATRAQGDWIADVPHLEVGGVGHGADPMSEDFGARLLSSAGAKNHTGYFEPGTVSVDNFAKIGTGSYASVVCAPQDEACLRGISGTEAD; translated from the coding sequence ATGCTGGCGATCACCGGGTGGACCAGCGTGTACCGGCCCGAGGCGGGGGTCTCCCCGCGGGCTACGGCCCTCACCGAATGGGCCGGAGCCCGGGCCGACGGCCGGCCGGTGCCGCCCGCCGATGCACCGGTGCGGACGGTCGCGCGGTTCTTCGCGAGCCTCGACGGAGCGCAGCAGGCCCGGCTGGCCGACCGGTACCCGCTGGTGGTCGGCAACCTGAACGGCGCGCCCGCGCCGGTGCGCTACCGCGCCAACCGGGTCGCCCTCGACCATGCGCGCGCGGTGGAGCGGACCCGGGCGCGGGACGTCCGGCTGTCGCCGGCCGTCCGTGGCGAGGCGGGCCGGCGGGTGCACCGCTTCGGATCGATGATGACCGAAGGCCGGCAGATCCTCGCCTTCGACCCGACGGGCGGCGGCCGGGCCGCCGAGGTGTTCGGCGATCTCGACCGGGCCCGCCGGATCTCCGTGATCGTTCCCGGGGTCGACACCGACCTGCTGACCTTCGAGCGGACGGCGCGCCGCTGGACCGCCCCGGTGGGGATGGCCGAGTCGCTGTACGCCGCCCAGCGCGCGGCGGCCCCCGGCCTGCCGACCGCGGTGATCGCCTGGGCCGACTACACCGCGCCGGGCGGCGTCGGGGTGGACGCGGCCACCGGCCGGATGGCCGTGGACGGCGGGGTACGGCTGGTGGCCCTCACCGCGGCGCTGCCCTCGGACGCCACCACGACCCTGTTCTGCCACAGCTACGGCTCCGTGGTCTGCGGGGTCGCGGCGTCCCGGCTGCCGCGCCGGGTCACCGACATCGTGGTGGCGGGCAGCCCCGGCATGCGGGCCGGGAACGTGGACGAGCTGGGTGCCACCGCCCAGGTGTGGGCGACCCGGGCCCAGGGCGACTGGATCGCGGACGTGCCGCACCTGGAGGTCGGCGGCGTGGGCCACGGGGCGGACCCGATGTCCGAGGACTTCGGGGCACGGCTGCTGTCCTCGGCCGGGGCGAAGAACCACACCGGCTATTTCGAGCCAGGCACGGTCTCGGTGGACAACTTCGCCAAAATCGGAACCGGCTCATACGCTTCCGTGGTGTGCGCACCTCAGGATGAGGCGTGCCTCCGCGGTATTTCCGGGACAGA
- a CDS encoding Tellurium resistance, with protein MGFFDGLRGGRAAQFQSGSTSSSAIELTRRHPTVSLTKQGAVTGNLRVNLSWRMRSSDFDGGRSGQSGQLFRHPFKLFKPDMVQAHTQGMVNVDLDMGCLYELTDGTRGVVQPLGTLLGDLNDPPYIKLSGDDRFGSGSGETLYINLDHAEEIKRLLVFVYIYDQTPAFDRTHAMVTLYPSTGPRIEVPLDERAPEARSCAVVSLETVKGELIVRREVRFVYGFQAELDRLYGWGLQWGRGYKTTKS; from the coding sequence ATGGGGTTCTTCGACGGGCTCCGGGGCGGCCGGGCGGCACAGTTCCAGTCGGGCAGCACGTCGTCGAGTGCGATCGAGCTGACCAGGCGGCATCCGACGGTCTCCCTGACCAAACAGGGGGCGGTCACCGGAAACCTGCGGGTCAACCTGTCCTGGCGGATGCGGAGCTCCGACTTCGACGGCGGCCGGTCGGGCCAGAGCGGACAGCTGTTCCGCCATCCGTTCAAACTCTTCAAACCCGACATGGTCCAGGCGCACACCCAGGGCATGGTCAACGTCGACCTGGACATGGGCTGCCTGTACGAGCTGACGGACGGCACCCGGGGCGTGGTCCAGCCCCTGGGCACCCTGCTCGGCGACCTCAACGACCCGCCGTACATCAAGCTCAGCGGGGACGACCGGTTCGGCTCGGGCTCCGGGGAGACCCTGTACATCAACCTCGACCACGCCGAGGAGATCAAACGGCTGCTGGTCTTCGTCTACATCTACGACCAGACCCCGGCCTTCGACCGGACGCACGCCATGGTGACCCTGTACCCGAGCACCGGGCCGCGGATCGAGGTCCCGCTGGACGAGCGCGCCCCGGAGGCCCGTTCCTGCGCCGTGGTCTCCCTGGAGACCGTCAAGGGCGAACTGATCGTCCGCCGGGAGGTCCGGTTCGTGTACGGGTTCCAGGCCGAGCTGGACCGGCTGTACGGCTGGGGGCTCCAGTGGGGCCGGGGCTACAAGACCACCAAGAGCTGA
- a CDS encoding potassium channel family protein → MKEESRQVRWERRTQLPLLLLAVAFAVAYAVPIVVPEASPAVQRACLHAEWAVWGAFALDYCVRLRLAEDRRLFVRTHWLDLAAVLLPLIQPLRLLRLVSTLLLVGRRARMAPQVQLTTYVAGSVVGLMMFGSLAVLSVERDAPGGNIKNLGDAVWWSFTTMTTVGYGDHSPTTGLGRVLAVGLMLSGIALLGVVTANIAAWFISRFERDDQVERAQLAAIRELQGEVRALRAELGRLSAGGPAVPPGPGGVPAQAPDGAASGPAPGSAHGPTVGAV, encoded by the coding sequence ATGAAGGAAGAGTCCCGCCAGGTGCGCTGGGAGCGGCGCACCCAGCTCCCCCTGCTGTTGCTCGCCGTGGCGTTCGCGGTGGCCTATGCCGTGCCGATCGTGGTGCCGGAGGCGAGCCCCGCGGTACAGCGGGCGTGCCTGCACGCCGAATGGGCGGTGTGGGGAGCCTTTGCGCTGGACTACTGCGTCCGGCTGCGCCTGGCGGAGGACCGGCGGCTGTTCGTCCGCACCCACTGGCTGGATCTGGCCGCGGTCCTGCTGCCGCTGATCCAGCCGCTGCGGCTGCTGCGGCTGGTGTCCACCCTGCTGCTGGTGGGCCGAAGGGCCCGGATGGCTCCGCAGGTGCAGCTGACCACCTATGTGGCGGGCTCGGTGGTGGGGCTGATGATGTTCGGCTCGCTGGCCGTGCTGAGCGTGGAGCGGGACGCGCCGGGCGGCAACATCAAGAACCTCGGCGATGCGGTGTGGTGGTCGTTCACGACCATGACCACGGTCGGCTACGGGGACCACTCCCCCACCACCGGCCTCGGCCGGGTGCTGGCGGTGGGGCTGATGCTGTCCGGGATCGCCCTGCTCGGTGTGGTCACCGCCAATATCGCCGCCTGGTTCATCTCCCGCTTCGAGCGGGACGACCAGGTGGAGCGGGCGCAGCTGGCGGCGATCCGGGAGCTCCAGGGAGAGGTGCGCGCGCTGCGCGCCGAGCTCGGCCGGCTGTCCGCGGGCGGCCCCGCCGTCCCGCCCGGGCCCGGCGGCGTACCCGCACAGGCCCCGGACGGGGCGGCCTCCGGACCGGCCCCCGGATCGGCCCACGGGCCGACGGTGGGCGCTGTCTAG
- the aceE gene encoding pyruvate dehydrogenase (acetyl-transferring), homodimeric type — protein sequence MASASDRNPIIIGGLPSQVPDFDPEETREWLDSLDAAVDERGRERARYLMLRLIERAREKRVAVPEMRSTDYVNTIATKDEPFFPGNEEIERKVLNATRWNAAVMVSRAQRPGIGVGGHIATFASSASLYDVGFNHFFRGKDEGDGGDQIFFQGHASPGVYARAYLLDRLSEQQLDAFRQEKSKAPYGLSSYPHPRLMPDFWEFPTVSMGLGPIGAIYQARMNRYMEARGIADTSKSHVWAYLGDGEMDEPESLGQLTLAAREGLDNLTFVVNCNLQRLDGPVRGNGKVIQELESVFRGAGWNVIKLIWDRSWDPLLAQDRDGILVNKMNTTPDGQFQTYATETGGYIRDHFFGDDHRLRAMVENMTDAQILHLGRGGHDHKKIYAAYAAAKAHKGQPTVILAKTIKGWTLGPNFEGRNATHQMKKLTVDDLKGFRDRLHLPITDAQLEGGLPPYYHPGPKSEEIQYMHDRRSALGGYVPTRVVRAKPLALPDDKTYAAAKKGSGQQSIATTMAFVRILKDLMRDKEIGKRFVLIAPDEYRTFGMDAFFPSAKIYNPLGQQYEAVDRDLLLAYKESPTGQMLHDGISEAGCTASLIAAGSAYATHGEPLIPVYVFYSMFGFQRTGDQFWQMADQLARGFVLGATAGRTTLTGEGLQHADGHSQLLASTNPGCVAYDPAYGYEIAHIVKDGLRRMYGPEAEDVFYYLTVYNEPIQHPAEPADVDVDGILKGIHRVSVGQTGAIPAQIMASGVGVPWALEAQRLLAAEWNVRADVWSATSWNELRREAVEVEEHNMLHPEEEQRVPYVTRKLSGAEGPFVAVSDWMRSVPDQISRWVPGAYTSLGADGFGFADTRGAARRFFHIDAQSVVLAVLTELAKEGRIDRSVLKQAVDRYQLLDVAAADPGAAGGDA from the coding sequence GTGGCTTCCGCATCCGATCGCAACCCGATCATCATTGGCGGCCTGCCGAGTCAGGTCCCGGACTTCGATCCGGAGGAGACCCGGGAGTGGCTCGACTCCCTGGACGCTGCCGTCGACGAGCGGGGCCGTGAGCGGGCCCGGTACCTGATGCTGCGGCTGATCGAGCGGGCCCGCGAGAAGCGCGTGGCCGTGCCGGAGATGCGCAGCACGGACTACGTCAACACCATCGCCACCAAGGACGAGCCGTTCTTCCCCGGCAACGAGGAGATCGAGCGGAAGGTCCTGAACGCCACCCGCTGGAACGCGGCCGTGATGGTCTCGCGCGCCCAGCGCCCGGGCATCGGGGTGGGCGGCCACATCGCCACCTTCGCCTCCTCCGCCTCCCTCTACGACGTGGGTTTCAACCACTTCTTCCGGGGCAAGGACGAGGGGGACGGCGGCGACCAGATCTTCTTCCAGGGCCACGCCTCCCCCGGTGTGTACGCCCGCGCCTACCTGCTGGACCGGCTCTCCGAGCAGCAGCTGGACGCCTTCCGCCAGGAGAAGTCGAAGGCCCCGTACGGCCTGTCCAGCTACCCGCACCCGCGGCTGATGCCCGATTTCTGGGAGTTCCCGACCGTCTCGATGGGCCTGGGCCCGATCGGCGCGATCTACCAGGCCCGGATGAACCGGTACATGGAGGCGCGCGGGATCGCGGACACCTCCAAGTCACACGTTTGGGCGTACCTCGGCGACGGCGAGATGGACGAGCCGGAGTCGCTCGGCCAGCTGACCCTCGCCGCCCGCGAGGGCCTGGACAACCTGACCTTCGTGGTCAACTGCAACCTGCAGCGGCTCGACGGTCCGGTCCGCGGCAACGGCAAGGTCATCCAGGAGCTGGAGTCCGTCTTCCGCGGCGCCGGCTGGAACGTGATCAAGCTGATCTGGGACCGCTCCTGGGACCCGCTGCTGGCCCAGGACCGCGACGGCATCCTGGTCAACAAGATGAACACCACGCCGGACGGGCAGTTCCAGACGTACGCGACCGAGACCGGCGGATACATCCGCGACCACTTCTTCGGCGACGACCACCGGCTGCGCGCCATGGTCGAGAACATGACCGACGCCCAGATCCTGCACCTGGGACGCGGCGGCCACGACCACAAGAAGATCTACGCGGCGTATGCGGCGGCCAAGGCCCACAAGGGCCAGCCGACGGTGATCCTGGCCAAGACCATCAAGGGCTGGACGCTGGGTCCGAACTTCGAGGGCCGCAACGCCACCCACCAGATGAAGAAGCTGACGGTCGACGACCTCAAGGGCTTCCGGGACCGGCTGCACCTCCCGATCACGGACGCGCAGCTGGAGGGCGGCCTGCCGCCGTACTACCACCCGGGCCCGAAGTCCGAGGAGATCCAGTACATGCACGACCGGCGCAGCGCGCTGGGCGGGTACGTACCGACCCGGGTGGTGCGCGCCAAGCCGCTGGCGCTGCCGGACGACAAGACCTACGCGGCGGCCAAGAAGGGCTCCGGCCAGCAGTCGATCGCGACGACCATGGCCTTCGTCCGCATCCTGAAGGACCTGATGCGGGACAAGGAGATCGGCAAGCGGTTCGTGCTGATCGCCCCGGACGAGTACCGCACCTTCGGCATGGACGCCTTCTTCCCGAGCGCCAAGATCTACAACCCGCTGGGCCAGCAGTACGAGGCGGTCGACCGCGACCTGCTGCTCGCGTACAAGGAGTCGCCGACCGGCCAGATGCTGCACGACGGCATCTCGGAAGCGGGCTGCACGGCCTCGCTGATCGCCGCCGGCTCGGCGTACGCCACCCACGGCGAGCCGCTGATCCCGGTCTACGTCTTCTACTCGATGTTCGGCTTCCAGCGCACCGGCGACCAGTTCTGGCAGATGGCCGACCAGCTGGCGCGCGGGTTCGTGCTGGGTGCCACGGCCGGCCGGACCACCCTGACGGGTGAAGGCCTCCAGCACGCCGACGGCCACTCGCAGCTGCTGGCCTCGACCAACCCGGGCTGTGTGGCCTACGACCCGGCCTACGGCTACGAGATCGCGCACATCGTCAAGGACGGTCTGCGGCGGATGTACGGGCCCGAGGCGGAGGACGTCTTCTACTACCTGACCGTCTACAACGAGCCGATCCAGCACCCGGCCGAGCCGGCCGATGTGGACGTGGACGGCATCCTCAAGGGCATCCACCGGGTGTCGGTGGGCCAGACGGGTGCCATCCCGGCGCAGATCATGGCCTCGGGCGTGGGCGTGCCGTGGGCGCTGGAGGCCCAGCGGCTGCTGGCGGCGGAGTGGAACGTGCGGGCGGACGTCTGGTCGGCGACCTCCTGGAACGAGCTGCGCCGGGAGGCCGTCGAGGTGGAGGAGCACAACATGCTCCACCCGGAGGAGGAGCAGCGGGTTCCGTATGTGACCCGGAAGCTGTCGGGCGCGGAGGGCCCGTTCGTGGCGGTCTCCGACTGGATGCGCTCGGTGCCGGACCAGATCTCCCGGTGGGTTCCGGGGGCGTACACCTCACTGGGTGCGGACGGCTTCGGCTTCGCCGACACCCGGGGTGCGGCCCGCCGGTTCTTCCACATCGACGCGCAGTCGGTGGTGCTGGCGGTGCTGACCGAGCTCGCCAAGGAGGGCCGGATCGACCGCTCGGTGCTGAAGCAGGCCGTCGACCGGTACCAGCTGCTGGACGTGGCCGCGGCCGACCCGGGTGCGGCGGGCGGCGACGCCTGA
- a CDS encoding DUF3052 domain-containing protein, translated as MSATADHAETSLAARLGFQSDQVVQEIGYDEDVDQDFREVIEDHIANDLVDEDYDDVADAVVLWFREDDGDLTDALVDATELVEDNALILLLTPKTGRPGYVEASDISEAASTAGLSQTKSVSVGKEWVASRLMTPKAAKSKR; from the coding sequence GTGAGCGCGACCGCGGACCACGCGGAGACCAGTCTGGCCGCCCGGCTGGGTTTCCAGTCCGACCAGGTGGTCCAGGAGATCGGCTACGACGAGGACGTCGATCAGGATTTCCGCGAGGTCATTGAGGACCACATCGCCAACGACCTCGTCGACGAGGACTACGACGACGTGGCCGACGCCGTGGTGCTGTGGTTCCGTGAGGACGACGGCGATCTGACGGACGCCCTGGTCGATGCCACCGAGCTGGTCGAGGACAACGCCCTGATCCTGCTGCTGACCCCGAAGACCGGCCGGCCCGGTTACGTGGAGGCCAGTGACATCAGCGAGGCCGCCTCGACCGCGGGGCTGTCGCAGACCAAGAGCGTCAGCGTCGGCAAGGAGTGGGTCGCCAGCCGCCTGATGACCCCCAAGGCCGCAAAGTCCAAGCGCTGA
- a CDS encoding TerD family protein has protein sequence MGVTLAKGGNVSLSKAAPNLTRILVGLGWDARSTTGADFDLDASALLCNGGRVLGDQYFVFYNNLKSPEGSVEHTGDNLTGEGDGDDESIIIDLTAVPAEVDKIVFPVSIHDADARRQTFGQVTNAFIRVVNEADNQELARYDLSEDASSETAMIFGEVYRYGGEWKFRAVGQGYASGLRGIALDFGVNVS, from the coding sequence ATGGGCGTCACACTCGCCAAGGGGGGCAATGTCTCCCTCTCCAAGGCCGCACCGAACCTGACCCGGATCCTGGTCGGTCTCGGCTGGGACGCGCGCTCCACCACGGGGGCGGACTTCGACCTCGACGCCAGTGCGCTGCTGTGCAACGGCGGCCGGGTGCTCGGGGACCAGTACTTCGTCTTCTACAACAACCTCAAGAGCCCCGAGGGCTCCGTCGAGCACACAGGTGACAATCTCACCGGCGAGGGCGACGGGGACGACGAATCGATCATCATCGACCTGACCGCGGTGCCGGCCGAGGTGGACAAGATCGTCTTCCCGGTCTCGATCCACGATGCGGACGCCCGCCGGCAGACGTTCGGCCAGGTCACCAATGCGTTCATCCGCGTGGTGAACGAGGCGGACAACCAGGAACTGGCCCGCTACGACCTCTCCGAGGACGCCTCCAGCGAGACCGCAATGATCTTCGGTGAGGTCTACCGGTACGGGGGCGAATGGAAGTTCCGTGCGGTGGGGCAGGGGTACGCGTCGGGCCTCAGGGGCATCGCTCTAGACTTCGGGGTCAACGTTTCGTAA
- a CDS encoding peptidase inhibitor family I36 protein — protein MRTPSLALALAAGVLAAAATATAALALVPQTSPEATATQAVPAGRDKPGARAGAPPALGPCATGQLCLWAKPAFQGTRQVHELSGVDVDGCTPLPAGKTVQSLANRLGRPVTTYQSEVCAETGEFQTYPGDGVWLPQSPYQIRAFKVWEN, from the coding sequence ATGCGTACCCCTTCCCTGGCCCTGGCCCTCGCCGCCGGCGTGCTGGCCGCCGCTGCCACCGCCACCGCCGCCCTCGCCCTCGTCCCCCAGACATCCCCGGAAGCCACCGCGACGCAGGCCGTCCCGGCGGGCCGGGACAAGCCCGGCGCCCGGGCCGGCGCCCCGCCGGCGCTCGGGCCCTGCGCCACCGGCCAGCTCTGCCTGTGGGCCAAACCCGCCTTCCAGGGGACCCGGCAGGTCCACGAGCTGAGCGGGGTCGACGTGGACGGCTGCACCCCGCTGCCCGCCGGGAAGACCGTGCAGTCCCTGGCCAACCGGCTCGGCCGGCCGGTGACCACGTACCAGTCGGAGGTGTGCGCCGAGACGGGGGAGTTCCAGACCTATCCCGGTGACGGGGTCTGGCTGCCGCAATCCCCGTACCAGATCCGCGCGTTCAAGGTCTGGGAGAACTAG
- a CDS encoding TerD family protein codes for MGVSLSKGGNVSLTKAAPNLTAVIVGLGWDARTTTGTEFDLDASALLTNDQGKVAGDGNFVFFNNLKSPDGSVEHTGDNLTGEGEGDDEQIKVNLAGVPADVHRIVFPVSIYDAETRQQSFGQVRNAFIRVVNQADNTELARYDLSEDASTETAMVFGELYRNGAEWKFRAIGQGYASGLRGIAQDFGVNV; via the coding sequence GTGGGAGTCAGCCTCAGCAAGGGCGGCAACGTCTCGCTGACCAAGGCCGCCCCCAACCTGACGGCGGTCATCGTCGGTCTGGGCTGGGACGCTCGCACCACCACCGGCACCGAGTTCGACCTCGACGCCAGCGCGCTGCTCACCAACGACCAGGGCAAGGTCGCCGGCGACGGCAATTTCGTCTTCTTCAACAACCTCAAGAGCCCCGACGGCTCGGTGGAGCACACCGGTGACAACCTCACCGGTGAGGGCGAGGGCGACGACGAGCAGATCAAGGTGAACCTCGCCGGTGTCCCGGCCGACGTGCACCGCATCGTCTTCCCGGTGTCGATCTACGACGCCGAGACCCGCCAGCAGAGTTTCGGCCAGGTTCGCAACGCGTTCATCCGCGTGGTGAACCAGGCCGACAACACCGAGCTCGCCCGCTACGACCTGAGCGAGGACGCCTCGACCGAGACCGCCATGGTCTTCGGCGAGCTGTACCGCAACGGCGCGGAGTGGAAGTTCCGTGCCATCGGGCAGGGCTACGCCTCGGGCCTGCGCGGCATCGCGCAGGACTTCGGCGTGAACGTCTGA
- a CDS encoding TerD family protein, translated as MTHAMQKGSNIPVTAASVRAVLRWTNGPEVPDVDASALLVGPDGRVRSDEDFVFYNQPRHPSGAVWRLGKKRIGEAVTDAVQADLGSVTAQVDRILVVASAEDVPFERVQDLRILLYDATGAGGAEPLAYFDVRPETGGETALICGELYRRGDAWKFRALGEGYSNGLVGLATDHGISVDETGDAAESAGAADAPASSEAPAGAGGRQPAEAATTAMRPPAPAVPPLPAAPPTQAPPAAQPAYGYPQPVSPAPVPVPGGDSSFRLPLQGPQFIRR; from the coding sequence ATGACGCACGCGATGCAGAAGGGCTCGAACATCCCGGTGACCGCCGCCTCGGTCCGGGCTGTGCTGCGCTGGACCAACGGCCCCGAGGTGCCGGACGTGGACGCCTCGGCGCTGCTCGTGGGCCCGGACGGGCGGGTGCGCTCGGATGAGGACTTCGTGTTCTACAACCAGCCGCGGCACCCCTCCGGGGCGGTGTGGCGGCTCGGGAAGAAGCGGATCGGCGAGGCGGTCACCGACGCCGTGCAGGCCGACCTCGGCTCGGTCACGGCACAGGTGGACCGGATCCTGGTGGTGGCCTCGGCCGAGGACGTCCCCTTCGAACGGGTCCAGGACCTGAGGATCCTGCTGTACGACGCCACGGGCGCGGGCGGCGCGGAGCCGCTCGCCTACTTCGACGTACGGCCCGAGACCGGCGGTGAGACGGCGCTGATCTGCGGGGAGCTGTACCGGCGGGGCGATGCCTGGAAGTTCCGGGCGCTCGGAGAGGGCTACTCCAACGGGCTGGTGGGCCTCGCCACCGACCACGGGATCTCGGTGGACGAAACCGGTGATGCCGCGGAATCCGCCGGAGCCGCCGATGCCCCGGCCTCCTCGGAGGCCCCCGCGGGGGCCGGAGGGCGGCAGCCCGCCGAGGCCGCGACCACGGCGATGCGACCGCCGGCCCCGGCCGTGCCGCCGCTGCCGGCCGCGCCGCCCACCCAGGCCCCGCCGGCCGCGCAGCCCGCGTACGGGTACCCGCAGCCGGTGTCCCCGGCCCCGGTGCCGGTGCCGGGGGGCGATTCCTCCTTCCGGCTGCCGCTCCAGGGCCCGCAGTTCATCCGGCGGTAG
- a CDS encoding TetR family transcriptional regulator has product MTHQRPATARAATAGLRERKKQRTRDALLRSALLLFTSQGYEQTTVDEITEAVEVSQRTFFRYFANKEEAAFAVQDLVEAHFVAALAARPAAEGPMEALRNSVLAAWDTLEEALSDVVPVELHMRAYRLIESTPALLAVHLRRSTELEERIARLIAHREGLDLDTDPRPRVAVAAFSGVIRMTGRLWGRGEDTSVAAIRRMTEDCLDQIGPALAAGWHGRPA; this is encoded by the coding sequence ATCACCCACCAGCGGCCCGCGACGGCGAGGGCGGCGACGGCCGGACTGCGCGAACGCAAGAAGCAGCGCACCCGTGACGCCCTGCTCCGCTCCGCCCTCCTGCTCTTCACCTCGCAGGGCTACGAGCAGACGACCGTCGACGAGATCACCGAGGCGGTCGAGGTCTCCCAGCGCACCTTCTTCCGGTACTTCGCCAACAAGGAGGAGGCGGCCTTCGCGGTGCAGGACCTGGTCGAGGCGCACTTCGTGGCCGCGCTGGCGGCCCGGCCCGCCGCCGAGGGCCCCATGGAGGCCCTCCGCAACTCCGTGCTCGCCGCCTGGGACACCCTCGAGGAGGCGCTCTCCGACGTGGTCCCGGTCGAGCTGCACATGCGCGCCTACCGGCTGATCGAGTCCACTCCCGCACTGCTGGCCGTGCACCTGCGCCGGTCCACCGAGCTGGAGGAGCGCATCGCCCGGCTGATCGCCCACCGCGAGGGCCTGGACCTGGACACCGACCCGCGTCCCCGGGTGGCGGTGGCCGCCTTCTCCGGGGTGATCCGGATGACCGGACGGCTCTGGGGGCGGGGCGAGGACACCAGCGTGGCGGCGATCCGGCGGATGACCGAGGACTGCCTGGACCAGATCGGCCCGGCCCTGGCGGCCGGCTGGCACGGCCGGCCGGCCTGA
- a CDS encoding peroxiredoxin yields MAIEVGNKAPDFELKDNHGATVRLSDFRGEKNVVLLFYPFAFTGVCTGELCELRDQLPRFQNDEVQLLAVSNDSVPTLRVFAEQEGLEYPLLSDFWPHGETSRAYGVFDEEKGCAVRGTFVIDKDGIVRWTVVNGLPDARDLNEYIAAIDSL; encoded by the coding sequence ATGGCGATCGAGGTCGGAAACAAGGCCCCGGACTTCGAGCTCAAGGACAACCACGGCGCGACGGTCCGGCTCTCGGACTTCCGCGGCGAGAAGAACGTGGTCCTGCTCTTCTACCCCTTCGCCTTCACCGGTGTGTGCACCGGCGAGCTCTGCGAGCTGCGCGACCAGCTGCCGCGCTTCCAGAACGACGAGGTCCAGCTGCTCGCCGTCTCCAACGACTCCGTGCCCACCCTGCGCGTCTTCGCCGAGCAGGAGGGGCTGGAGTACCCGCTGCTCTCGGACTTCTGGCCGCACGGCGAGACCTCCCGCGCCTACGGCGTCTTCGACGAGGAGAAGGGCTGCGCGGTGCGCGGCACCTTCGTCATCGACAAGGACGGCATCGTGCGCTGGACCGTCGTCAACGGCCTGCCGGACGCCCGGGACCTGAACGAGTACATCGCGGCCATCGACAGCCTCTGA